In Engystomops pustulosus unplaced genomic scaffold, aEngPut4.maternal MAT_SCAFFOLD_193, whole genome shotgun sequence, one DNA window encodes the following:
- the CLDN7 gene encoding claudin-7, with translation MANSGLQILGFLMALIGWIGLIAATIMPQWRMSSYAGDSIITAVAIYQGLWMTCATQSTGQIQCKVYDSMLQLDASLQATRALMVLSIVVGIFGMAVSAMGMKCTKCGGDDSVKKARIAMTGGFVFLLAGLAALIACSWYGNQIIRDFYNPLTPINTKYEFGAGVFLGWAGSLLVILGGALLSCSCPRRNNRNKGYPKGARTKAPSSNKDYV, from the exons ATGGCAAACTCTGGGCTGCAGATCCTGGGCTTCCTGATGGCGCTGATCGGGTGGATCGGGCTGATCGCCGCCACCATCATGCCGCAGTGGCGGATGTCCTCGTACGCCGGGGACTCCATCATCACCGCGGTGGCCATTTACCAGGGACTGTGGATGACGTGCGCCACCCAGAGCACGGGGCAGATCCAGTGCAAGGTCTACGACTCCATGCTGCAGCTGGACG CTTCCCTTCAGGCCACGCGGGCCCTCATGGTTCTCTCCATCGTGGTTGGCATCTTTGGCATGGCTGTTTCAGCCATGGGTATGAAATGCACAAAATGTGGAGGAGATGACAGTGTGAAGAAGGCCCGGATAGCCATGACTGGAGGGTTTGTCTTCCTGCTGGCAG GTCTGGCGGCCCTCATTGCCTGCTCCTGGTATGGCAATCAGATCATCCGAGACTTCTACAACCCTCTCACACCAATCAACACAAA GTATGAGTTTGGTGCCGGTGTATTTCTTGGCTGGGCCGGTTCTCTTCTGGTTATTCTTGGTGGTGCCCTCTTGTCCTGCTCATGTCCTCGCAGAAATAACAGAAACAAAGGCTATCCCAAAGGTGCAAGAACCAAAGCCCCCTCAAGCAACAAGGACTACGTCTGA